From Lathamus discolor isolate bLatDis1 chromosome 15, bLatDis1.hap1, whole genome shotgun sequence, a single genomic window includes:
- the DYNC2I2 gene encoding cytoplasmic dynein 2 intermediate chain 2 isoform X5: MIPSPQFSFKPRNRTCKCPMDTRYWILCGADKARHSFLFFRLDDGDWSTEKSYVCTWNLDRRGLNPKHPDLVVDVPSSVMCLAFHPSQPSLIAGGLFSGELVVWDTSRTEDPVILRTGMTDDTHTDPVYQVNWLPDAKHRNQSRLLSVSTDGKILVWREERDGRLVLAEGFALVAQQIPRSSWLKKVACGEAAVGVTALSFSHFDPRVFVVGVEGGYSLQCCTAAVAPALHRTGGSVPLRAPAELAFSPHGGPVYSVSCSPFHRNLFLSCGTDGQVHLHSMLQTQPLISLQLSKKYLFCVRWSPVRPLVFAAASGEGEVHLFDFERSSQKPAVSMKQAAGEHPVYCLEFNVKQTHLLAAGDATGAVKVWQLSSDFTEQRPREVTHLEQLASESMD, from the exons ATGATCCCCTCTCCTCAGTTTTCCTTCAAGCCACGAAACAGAACATGTAAATGCCCAATGGACACCAGATACTGGATACTTTGTGGAGCAGACAAGGCGAgacacagctttctcttcttcaggttgGACGATGGGGACTGGAGCACAGAAAAATCCTACGTTTGTACCTGGAATCTGGACAGAAGAGGGTTGAACCCAAAGCACCCTGACCTGGTGGTGGATGTTCCCAGTTCTGTCATGTGCCTGGCTTTCCACCCTTCCCAGCCTTCGCTGATAGCTG GTGGCCTCTTCAGCGGGGAGCTGGTGGTGTGGGACACCAGCAGAACAGAGGACCCGGTGATCTTGAGGACAGGGATGACGGATGACACTCACACAGATCCAGTCTATCAG GTGAACTGGTTGCCTGACGCCAAGCACAGAAACCAGTCCCGGCTGCTGAGCGTGTCGACAGACGGCAAGATCCTGGTGTGGAGGGAGGAGCGAGACGGGCGGCTAGTCCTGGCTGAAGGCTTCGCCTTGGTGGCACAGCAGATCCCTCGTAGCTCTTGGCTGAAGAAG gtcgCCTGTGGAGAGGCAGCGGTCGGTGTGACCGCGCTGTCTTTCTCCCACTTCGATCCCCGGGTGTTCGTGGTGGGTGTGGAAGGTGGTTactccctgcagtgctgcacgGCCGCAGTGGCACCGGCTCTGCACCGCACGGGCGGCTCTGTGCCGCTGCGGGCACCGGCGGAACTCGCCTTCTCCCCGCACGGCGGCCCCGTCTACTCCGTGAGCTGCTCCCCCTTCCACAG gaACCTCTTTCTGAGCTGTGGGACTGACGGACAGGTCCACCTGCACTCCATGCTGCAGACACAGCCCCTCATTTCTCTTCAGTTATCAAAGAAATACCTGTTCTGTGTGCGCTGGTCTCCCGTCCGACCGCTCGTCTTCGCAGCTGCATCGGGTGAAG GAGAGGTGCACCTCTTTGACTTCGAGAGGAGCTCGCAGAAGCCGGCTGTATCCATGAAGCAGGCTGCAGGCGAACACCCCGTGTACTGTTTGGAATTCAACGTGAAGCAAACTCATCTCCTGGCCGCAGGGGATGCCACCGGAGCCGTCAAAGTCTGGCAGCTCAGTTCAGACTTCACTGAGCAGCGACCCAGGGAAGTGACACATCTGGAGCAGCTGGCAAGTGAGAGCATGGACTGA